The following is a genomic window from Lactococcus carnosus.
CAAACATACAGATGTCGAAATCGAAGCCTTTGTTCATGGGGCTATGTGTATTTCTTATTCTGGTCGCTGTGTCTTATCAAATTACATGAGCAAACGTGATGCTAACCGTGGCGGTTGTTCACAATCATGTCGTTGGAAGTACGACCTCTATGATATGCCACATGGTGCAGAACGCCGGTCTGTCCAAGGTGAAATTCCTGAAGATTTTTCGATGAGTGCTGTGGATATGAGCATGATCGAGCACGTACCAGATCTGATCGAGAATGGGGTTGATTCCTTTAAAATTGAAGGCCGCATGAAGTCGATTCATTATGTCTCGACGGTCAGTAATGTCTATAAAAGAGCAGTAGATGCTTATTTAGAAAGCCCCGAAGCATTTCATGCCATCAAACCAGCCTTAGTAGATGAACTTTGGAAAGTTGCTCAGCGTGAACTTGCAACTGGATTTTACTATCAAACACCGAGTGAAAACGAACAACTATTTGGTGCTCGCAGAAAAATTCCCCAGTATAAATTTGTTGGCGAAGTCGTGGCCTTTGATGAGACAACGATGACGGCAACTGTACGTCAGAGAAACGTGATCACGACTGGTGATGAAATCGAGTTTTACGGACCAGGCTTCCGACATTTCACGGCAACTGTTGATAACTTACGTAATGAGGAAGGTGAGCGCATTGATCGTGCACCAAATCCGATGGAGTTACTTACGATGACGGTGCCTGCGCGTGTTGAACCAGGTGATATGATTCGTAAAAATGGGTCAGGATTGATTAATTTATATGCAGAAAATGGTGTGGCAAAGACGGTTAGAGCCTAGCCGATAAGAAAGTGTTGAGACTAGATTTTCAATGCTTTTTTTTTATTTGTCATACTTAAATCTGGCTAAGTCACTCAAGCATGGATGACTTATGTTATAATTTAATGAGTAACTTTATCTAGTAATAAATCGCAAAATATCAGGTCTAGACGGATTAGACCAGACGTGAATTGGAAAGAAAAGGACAATGATAAACTTTATTTTACATATTGATGACTATATTTATAGCATGGCACAATCAGTAGGCGGATGGACATACCTCATCTTATTTCTCGTGATATTTGTTGAAACGGCTGCTATCGTGATGCCATTTTTACCAGGAGATAGCTTGCTTTTTGCAGCAGGTGCATTAGCCGCTAATCCTAAAATGGGCTTTAATGTGGTCATCTTCTTATTCTTATTCTTCTTCGCTGCTTTTTTTGGCGATGTTTGTAACTTTTTAATTGGGCATACAGTCGGTAATAAATTGATTGATCATCGCTTTTTCAGTAAACTGATCAAGAGAAAGCATATTGATGAAGCTGAGCAATATTTCGAGAAAAATGGGTCAATCGCTATTATTTTAGGCAGATATATTCCGATTATTCGGACATTTGTGCCGTTTGTAGCGGGGATTAGCCAATTTCCAATCAGAGAATTTGTGAAGCGTGCTTTTATAGCGGCTCTATCATGGTCTTTGATTGCCACGGGATCTGGTTACTTGTTTGGTAATATTCCTTTTGTCAAGGAACATTTCTCTGCTATCATCATGAGTATCATCGTGGTAACATTATTACCAAGTGTGATTGCATTTCTGAAATCAATTAAAAAACGTACCGTATAAGTGGTTATCTAACTGTCGCGCTAAAAGCTAGATTAACTGTTAAAAGGTAGAAAATAGGGTAAATAATGCAGACAAATA
Proteins encoded in this region:
- a CDS encoding peptidase U32 family protein; the protein is MKQTPLKRPEVLAPAGTLEKLKVAISYGADAVYIGGDAYGLRSRAGNFSFDEMREGIAFAKAHGAKVYVAANMVTHEGNEVGAGEWFRTLRDIGIAAVIVSDPALIAIAASEAPGLPIHLSTQASATNYETLEFWKRLGLERVVLAREVSMAELAEIRKHTDVEIEAFVHGAMCISYSGRCVLSNYMSKRDANRGGCSQSCRWKYDLYDMPHGAERRSVQGEIPEDFSMSAVDMSMIEHVPDLIENGVDSFKIEGRMKSIHYVSTVSNVYKRAVDAYLESPEAFHAIKPALVDELWKVAQRELATGFYYQTPSENEQLFGARRKIPQYKFVGEVVAFDETTMTATVRQRNVITTGDEIEFYGPGFRHFTATVDNLRNEEGERIDRAPNPMELLTMTVPARVEPGDMIRKNGSGLINLYAENGVAKTVRA
- a CDS encoding VTT domain-containing protein yields the protein MINFILHIDDYIYSMAQSVGGWTYLILFLVIFVETAAIVMPFLPGDSLLFAAGALAANPKMGFNVVIFLFLFFFAAFFGDVCNFLIGHTVGNKLIDHRFFSKLIKRKHIDEAEQYFEKNGSIAIILGRYIPIIRTFVPFVAGISQFPIREFVKRAFIAALSWSLIATGSGYLFGNIPFVKEHFSAIIMSIIVVTLLPSVIAFLKSIKKRTV